One window of Desulfarculus baarsii DSM 2075 genomic DNA carries:
- a CDS encoding aspartate-semialdehyde dehydrogenase: MSKQYRVAVAGATGAVGNQMIQCLEERDFPIGELRLLASERSRGKRLKYKGEDIEVQVLGEGSFQGVDIALFSAGGGTSLEWSPKAAQAGAVVIDNSAAWRMDPEVPLVVPEVNPHAVAGFKKKGIIANPNCSTIQMVVVLKPIHDLAGIERVVVSTYQAVSGTGQKAIVELQGQLKAIYCQDAQPQAKVYPHVIAQNVLPHIDIFLDNGYTKEEMKMVHETVKIMEDPTIKVSATCVRVPVIYGHSEACNITTARKISAQQAREALAKAPGVKVVDDPANKLYPMPLDAAGQDLTLVGRIREDVSQEKGLDLWLVADNIRKGAAANAVQIAELLIAGGHI; this comes from the coding sequence ATGAGCAAGCAATACCGTGTAGCCGTGGCCGGCGCCACCGGCGCGGTCGGCAACCAGATGATCCAGTGCCTGGAAGAGCGCGATTTTCCCATCGGCGAGTTGAGGCTGTTGGCCTCCGAGCGCTCGCGGGGCAAAAGGCTTAAATACAAAGGCGAGGACATCGAGGTCCAGGTCTTGGGCGAGGGCTCGTTCCAGGGCGTGGACATCGCCTTGTTCTCGGCCGGCGGCGGCACCAGCCTGGAGTGGTCGCCCAAGGCGGCCCAGGCCGGGGCGGTGGTCATCGACAACTCGGCGGCCTGGCGCATGGACCCGGAGGTGCCCCTGGTCGTGCCCGAGGTCAACCCCCACGCCGTGGCCGGTTTCAAGAAAAAAGGCATCATCGCCAACCCCAACTGTTCGACGATCCAGATGGTGGTGGTGCTCAAGCCCATCCACGACCTGGCCGGCATCGAGCGGGTGGTGGTCAGCACCTACCAGGCCGTCAGCGGCACGGGCCAGAAGGCCATCGTTGAGCTGCAAGGCCAACTCAAGGCCATCTATTGCCAGGACGCCCAGCCCCAGGCCAAGGTCTACCCCCACGTCATCGCCCAGAACGTGTTGCCCCACATCGATATTTTCCTCGACAACGGCTACACCAAGGAAGAAATGAAGATGGTCCACGAGACCGTCAAGATCATGGAAGACCCGACCATCAAGGTCAGCGCCACCTGCGTGCGCGTGCCGGTGATCTACGGCCACAGCGAGGCCTGCAACATCACCACCGCCAGGAAGATCAGCGCCCAGCAGGCCCGCGAGGCCCTGGCCAAGGCCCCCGGCGTCAAGGTCGTCGACGACCCGGCCAACAAGCTCTACCCCATGCCCCTGGACGCCGCCGGCCAGGATCTGACCCTGGTCGGGCGCATTCGCGAGGACGTCAGCCAGGAAAAGGGCCTGGACCTGTGGCTGGTGGCCGACAACATCCGCAAGGGCGCGGCGGCAAACGCCGTGCAGATCGCCGAGCTGTTGATCGCCGGCGGCCACATCTAG
- a CDS encoding NUDIX domain-containing protein, with protein sequence MRRDLLCPSCGATVEAYRNPVPTADMIIELTGGGQPGPVVLVRRANPPLGWALPGGFVDYGESAAHAARREALEETGLRVEVLALIGVYGRPERDPRQHTITTAYAGRASGQPIAGDDAAAVAAFALDKLPPDICFDHRQILDDYRAWRLGLRPAAPVSAMELME encoded by the coding sequence ATGAGACGCGATCTGCTTTGCCCCAGTTGCGGGGCCACCGTCGAGGCCTACCGCAACCCCGTCCCCACCGCCGACATGATCATCGAGTTGACCGGCGGCGGCCAGCCGGGGCCGGTGGTGCTGGTGCGTCGGGCCAACCCGCCCCTGGGCTGGGCCCTGCCCGGCGGCTTTGTCGACTACGGCGAAAGCGCCGCCCACGCCGCCCGCCGCGAGGCCCTGGAAGAGACCGGCCTGCGGGTCGAGGTGCTGGCCCTGATCGGCGTTTACGGCCGGCCCGAGCGTGACCCGCGCCAACACACCATCACCACCGCCTACGCCGGGCGAGCCAGCGGCCAACCCATCGCCGGCGACGACGCCGCCGCCGTGGCCGCCTTCGCCCTGGACAAGCTGCCCCCGGATATCTGTTTCGATCACCGGCAAATCTTGGACGACTACCGCGCTTGGCGGCTGGGCCTGCGGCCGGCCGCGCCGGTCAGCGCCATGGAGCTGATGGAATGA
- the tsaB gene encoding tRNA (adenosine(37)-N6)-threonylcarbamoyltransferase complex dimerization subunit type 1 TsaB yields MPTLALDTAFQAGGVALAQGDRLLGELLQNSATTHSRRVLAAVDFLLGQLGQTRGAIDGLAVTVGPGYFTGLRIGLATAQGLALGLGAPLVGVSTLRLLAQNLAVGAGGLIWALADARRGLLYAACFRDEPGGLTRLEDDMAISPQRLLPLLRPPAVLVGEGARLLAADALAEGLRLAPRWADLPRPGLLALLGAERLAAGQGQPPEAVRARYCRPSDAEVRFQLPLDEYRLVE; encoded by the coding sequence GTGCCGACCCTGGCCTTGGACACGGCCTTCCAGGCCGGCGGCGTGGCCCTGGCTCAGGGCGACCGGCTGCTGGGCGAGCTGTTGCAAAACAGCGCCACCACCCATTCGCGGCGCGTGCTGGCGGCGGTGGATTTTTTGTTGGGCCAACTCGGCCAGACGCGCGGGGCCATCGACGGCCTGGCCGTGACGGTGGGGCCGGGCTACTTCACGGGCCTGCGCATCGGCCTGGCCACGGCCCAGGGCCTGGCCCTGGGGTTGGGCGCGCCGCTGGTGGGCGTCTCGACGCTGCGCCTGCTGGCGCAAAACCTGGCCGTGGGCGCGGGCGGACTGATCTGGGCCTTGGCCGACGCCCGGCGCGGTTTGCTCTACGCCGCCTGTTTCCGCGACGAACCGGGCGGTTTGACGCGCCTGGAGGACGACATGGCCATCAGCCCCCAACGCCTGCTGCCGCTGCTGCGCCCGCCGGCCGTGCTGGTGGGTGAGGGCGCGCGGTTGCTGGCCGCCGACGCGCTGGCCGAAGGCCTGCGCCTGGCCCCGCGCTGGGCCGATTTGCCCCGGCCGGGCTTGTTGGCCCTGTTGGGCGCGGAGCGCTTGGCCGCCGGCCAGGGTCAGCCGCCCGAGGCCGTGCGCGCCCGCTATTGCCGGCCTTCCGACGCCGAGGTGCGTTTTCAACTGCCGCTGGACGAATATCGTTTGGTCGAATGA
- a CDS encoding phosphatidylserine decarboxylase family protein has protein sequence MVRIDKFPLAAPGWPYYLGAALLAAAATAWGPWWLAAPLWGLCAFVVFFFRDPARQGQSAANQLLSPADGTVVYVGPASHPSLGDQPLTMISIFMSLFNVHVNRAPLSGRVLSMRHIAGGFAMANLERASQANERLEVVFEAEGGQRVLVAQVAGMVARRIECELAPEQNVQKGARYGMIRFGSRLDVYLPQEAAVLVAKGQKARAGLTVIGEL, from the coding sequence ATGGTCAGGATCGATAAGTTCCCCCTGGCCGCCCCTGGCTGGCCCTACTATCTGGGCGCGGCGCTGCTGGCCGCCGCGGCCACGGCCTGGGGCCCATGGTGGCTGGCCGCGCCGTTGTGGGGCTTGTGCGCCTTTGTGGTGTTTTTTTTCCGCGATCCGGCCCGGCAAGGCCAAAGCGCGGCCAACCAACTGCTCAGCCCGGCCGACGGCACGGTGGTCTACGTGGGCCCGGCCAGCCATCCATCCCTGGGCGATCAGCCGCTGACGATGATCTCGATCTTCATGAGCCTGTTCAACGTCCACGTCAATCGCGCGCCGCTGAGCGGCCGCGTGCTCTCCATGCGGCATATCGCCGGCGGTTTCGCCATGGCCAACCTGGAGCGGGCCAGCCAGGCCAACGAGCGGCTCGAGGTGGTCTTCGAGGCCGAGGGTGGCCAGCGCGTGCTGGTGGCCCAGGTGGCCGGCATGGTGGCCAGGCGCATCGAATGTGAGCTTGCGCCCGAACAGAATGTGCAAAAGGGCGCGCGCTACGGTATGATTAGATTCGGATCGCGCCTTGATGTATATTTACCCCAAGAGGCCGCCGTGCTGGTGGCCAAGGGCCAGAAGGCGCGGGCCGGACTGACGGTCATCGGAGAACTTTAA
- a CDS encoding MOSC domain-containing protein, with amino-acid sequence MSHAEVVSVNISLEKGLPKTPIAEGRLEPDVGLVGDAHAGPWHRQLSLLAMESIDIMRQRGAEVNPGDFAENITTRGLCLHTLPVGTLLQIGPVRAAVTQIGKECHAGCAIRQKVGDCIMPRQGIFVRVLNAGTVRPGDAVRLLED; translated from the coding sequence ATGAGCCACGCGGAAGTAGTCTCGGTCAACATCAGCCTGGAAAAAGGCCTGCCCAAAACGCCCATCGCCGAAGGTCGCCTGGAGCCCGACGTGGGCCTGGTCGGCGACGCCCACGCCGGCCCATGGCACAGGCAGCTTTCGCTGTTGGCCATGGAGTCAATTGATATCATGCGCCAACGGGGAGCCGAGGTAAACCCCGGCGATTTCGCCGAAAACATTACCACCCGGGGTCTTTGTCTGCACACCCTGCCGGTGGGGACGCTGCTGCAGATCGGCCCGGTGCGCGCCGCCGTCACCCAGATCGGCAAGGAATGCCACGCCGGCTGCGCCATCCGCCAGAAAGTGGGCGACTGTATCATGCCCCGCCAGGGCATTTTCGTGCGCGTGCTCAACGCCGGGACGGTGCGCCCCGGCGATGCGGTGCGTTTGCTGGAGGATTAG
- a CDS encoding DUF465 domain-containing protein, producing MEQQDLALLERLVAENDELAQLWKQHQELETALEGFNHRVYLSSEEQLERKRLQKIKLAGRDRIEAILAEHRRQNGQDR from the coding sequence ATGGAGCAGCAAGACCTGGCGCTTTTGGAGCGGCTCGTCGCCGAAAACGACGAGCTGGCCCAACTATGGAAGCAGCATCAAGAACTGGAGACGGCGCTGGAGGGCTTCAACCACCGCGTCTATCTTTCCTCCGAGGAACAGCTCGAGCGCAAGCGCCTGCAAAAGATCAAGCTGGCCGGCCGCGACCGCATCGAGGCCATCCTGGCCGAACACCGGCGGCAAAATGGTCAGGATCGATAA
- the rseP gene encoding RIP metalloprotease RseP yields the protein MLITIASAVLVLGVLVFVHELGHFLVAKRLGVGVSVFSLGFGPRLAGFKRGETDYRLSAIPLGGFVRMIGESPGEPVAPEDLPRSFSHKGVWRRMAIVAAGPLSNVLFAFLLYYAVTLFWGQPMLTAQVGSLVDGMPAQAAGLRPGDVISAVDGRAIASWDDLREAIRASQGRRLMLTAQRDGQALELAMSPKRVDTKDIFGDVITVYQVGVAPSGQVLTQSFGPLEAVGRALGQTIEASQLILVSVGKIATRQVPMESVGGPIFIAQVAGEAARHGLNALLGLAALISVNLAILNLLPIPALDGGHLLVFLFEAVTRRPVSTRVRERIQQAGVFCLLLLTVLVLYNDIARIFGQTGP from the coding sequence ATGCTCATCACCATCGCCAGCGCCGTGCTCGTCTTGGGCGTGCTGGTTTTTGTCCATGAACTGGGCCATTTTTTGGTGGCCAAACGGCTGGGCGTGGGCGTTTCGGTCTTCAGCCTGGGCTTTGGGCCCCGGCTGGCGGGCTTCAAACGCGGCGAGACCGACTATCGCCTCTCGGCCATCCCCCTGGGCGGCTTCGTGCGCATGATCGGCGAAAGCCCCGGCGAGCCGGTGGCCCCCGAGGACTTGCCCCGTTCGTTCAGCCACAAGGGCGTCTGGCGGCGCATGGCCATCGTGGCCGCCGGGCCGCTTTCCAACGTCTTGTTCGCCTTTTTGCTCTACTACGCGGTCACGCTCTTTTGGGGCCAGCCCATGCTGACGGCCCAGGTGGGCAGCCTGGTCGATGGCATGCCGGCCCAGGCCGCCGGCCTGCGCCCCGGCGACGTCATCAGCGCCGTCGACGGCCGGGCCATCGCCTCGTGGGACGATCTGCGCGAGGCCATCCGGGCCAGCCAGGGCCGGCGGCTGATGCTCACCGCCCAGCGCGACGGCCAGGCCCTGGAACTGGCCATGAGCCCCAAGCGCGTCGACACCAAGGACATCTTCGGCGACGTCATCACCGTTTATCAGGTGGGCGTGGCCCCTTCGGGCCAGGTGCTCACGCAGAGTTTCGGCCCGCTGGAGGCCGTGGGCCGGGCCCTGGGCCAGACCATCGAGGCCAGCCAATTGATCCTGGTCAGCGTGGGCAAGATCGCCACCCGCCAGGTGCCCATGGAGAGCGTGGGCGGGCCGATCTTCATCGCCCAGGTGGCCGGCGAGGCCGCCCGCCACGGCCTCAACGCCCTGCTGGGCCTGGCCGCGCTGATCTCGGTGAACCTGGCTATCCTCAACCTGCTGCCGATCCCGGCCCTGGACGGTGGGCATTTGCTGGTGTTTTTGTTCGAGGCCGTCACCCGGCGGCCGGTTTCCACGCGGGTGCGCGAGCGCATCCAGCAGGCGGGCGTGTTCTGCCTGCTGTTGCTGACGGTGCTGGTGCTCTACAACGACATCGCGCGCATCTTCGGCCAGACTGGCCCCTAG
- the pssA gene encoding CDP-diacylglycerol--serine O-phosphatidyltransferase encodes MARRRRPKRSNKEARRRAIYLLPNLFTTASLFSGFFAMIEAIDGNFLVASAAIFASLIFDGLDGRVARATNTTSRFGVEYDSLADLVAFGAAPAVMFYVWALRPLGRLGFLAAFLFAACGALRLARFNVQSDSAKPSKHFVGLPIPAAASMLAGTVMMWTQTSLVEPIPAWVAVAMVFVLSFLMVSNIPYLSFKSLGLARLRSFNGLVACLLLFVLVALQPYVMGFALLALYVVGGPLGARLLERGKAEKEQAEQLEHKPDHS; translated from the coding sequence ATGGCGCGAAGGCGCAGACCAAAGCGGAGCAACAAAGAGGCCAGGCGGAGGGCGATCTACCTCCTGCCCAACCTCTTTACGACCGCCAGTCTGTTCTCGGGCTTTTTCGCCATGATCGAGGCCATCGACGGCAACTTCCTCGTGGCCTCGGCGGCCATCTTCGCCTCGCTGATCTTCGATGGCCTGGACGGTCGGGTGGCGCGCGCCACCAACACCACCAGCCGTTTCGGCGTCGAGTACGATTCGCTGGCCGACCTGGTGGCCTTTGGCGCGGCCCCGGCGGTGATGTTTTATGTCTGGGCCTTGCGTCCGCTGGGCCGGCTGGGCTTTTTGGCCGCGTTTTTGTTCGCCGCCTGCGGGGCGTTGCGTCTGGCCCGCTTTAACGTTCAGTCCGACAGCGCCAAGCCGTCCAAGCATTTCGTGGGCCTGCCCATCCCGGCGGCGGCCAGCATGCTGGCCGGCACGGTGATGATGTGGACCCAGACCAGCCTCGTCGAGCCGATCCCTGCCTGGGTCGCCGTGGCGATGGTCTTTGTCCTCAGCTTCCTGATGGTCAGCAACATCCCTTATCTTTCGTTCAAATCGCTGGGCCTGGCCAGGCTGCGTTCGTTCAACGGCTTGGTGGCCTGCCTGTTGCTATTCGTCCTGGTGGCGCTACAGCCCTATGTGATGGGCTTCGCGCTACTGGCGCTATACGTTGTCGGCGGCCCCTTGGGCGCCCGACTACTCGAGCGCGGAAAGGCCGAAAAGGAACAGGCCGAGCAATTGGAACACAAGCCGGACCACTCCTGA
- a CDS encoding 2-isopropylmalate synthase → MSNYVKIFDTTLRDGEQSPGASMNKEEKLRLARKLAKLGVDIIEAGFPAASPGDFEAVRLIAGDLRGGPVVCGLSRTRPADIERCWQAVREAEKPRIHVFLATSDIHLQYKLQMTRQQVLDEIRSGVGHARGLCEDVQWSAEDASRSDPDFLCQCVRVALEAGATTINIPDTVGYALPHEFYERISYIRANVPEVARATLSVHCHDDLGHAVANSIAGVRAGARQVEGCINGIGERAGNAALEEVIMTLATRQKELGLITGVNKAEIHSTSRLVTMISGLPVQPNKAIVGANAFAHESGIHVDGVLKQPLTYEIMTPEEVGLASNTVVLGKHSGRAALRNWLSGNGYELDRQQCESLFEAFKRLADKKKEIENDDLEALIADEILRIPLRWKLDYLNVMAGTEVEPVATVRVFDGDSLRREAAFGVGPVDAVYNAIRKITGTQAKLMRYGVASITGGVDAQGEVTVKLQENGNEALGKGADSDILVASAKAFLNGINRLEYNKTQKMELTPGERQL, encoded by the coding sequence ATGTCCAACTACGTGAAAATATTCGACACCACCCTTCGCGACGGCGAGCAGTCGCCCGGCGCGTCCATGAACAAGGAAGAAAAACTGCGCCTGGCCCGCAAATTGGCCAAACTGGGCGTGGACATCATCGAGGCCGGCTTTCCGGCGGCCAGCCCAGGCGATTTCGAGGCCGTGCGCCTGATTGCCGGCGATCTGCGCGGCGGGCCGGTGGTCTGCGGCCTTTCGCGCACCCGGCCGGCCGACATCGAACGTTGCTGGCAGGCCGTGCGCGAGGCCGAAAAACCGCGCATCCACGTATTTTTGGCCACCAGCGACATCCACCTGCAATACAAGCTGCAAATGACCCGCCAGCAGGTGCTCGACGAGATCCGAAGCGGCGTGGGCCACGCCCGCGGCCTCTGCGAGGACGTGCAGTGGAGCGCCGAGGACGCCAGCCGCAGCGACCCGGACTTTTTGTGCCAGTGCGTGCGCGTCGCCCTGGAGGCCGGGGCCACCACCATCAACATCCCCGACACCGTCGGCTACGCCTTGCCCCACGAGTTTTACGAGCGCATAAGCTATATCCGGGCCAACGTGCCCGAGGTGGCGCGGGCCACCCTCAGCGTGCACTGCCACGACGACCTGGGTCACGCCGTGGCCAACAGCATCGCCGGCGTGCGGGCCGGCGCGCGCCAGGTGGAGGGCTGCATCAACGGCATCGGCGAGCGGGCCGGCAACGCCGCCCTCGAGGAAGTGATCATGACCCTGGCCACCCGCCAGAAGGAACTGGGCCTGATCACCGGCGTCAACAAGGCCGAGATTCATTCCACCAGCCGCTTGGTGACGATGATCAGCGGCCTGCCCGTGCAGCCCAACAAGGCCATCGTCGGGGCCAACGCCTTTGCCCACGAATCGGGCATCCACGTCGACGGCGTGCTCAAACAGCCGCTGACCTACGAGATCATGACCCCCGAGGAAGTGGGCCTGGCCAGCAACACGGTGGTGTTGGGCAAGCACTCGGGCCGGGCGGCGCTGCGCAATTGGCTGTCGGGCAACGGCTACGAGTTGGACCGGCAGCAGTGCGAGAGCCTCTTCGAGGCGTTCAAGCGGCTGGCAGACAAGAAAAAAGAGATTGAAAACGACGACTTGGAAGCGTTGATCGCCGACGAGATCCTGCGCATACCCCTGCGTTGGAAGCTCGATTACCTCAACGTCATGGCCGGCACCGAGGTCGAGCCCGTGGCCACCGTTCGTGTTTTCGATGGCGACAGCCTGCGCCGTGAGGCGGCCTTTGGCGTCGGCCCGGTGGACGCGGTCTACAACGCCATCCGCAAGATCACCGGCACCCAGGCCAAGCTTATGCGCTATGGCGTGGCCAGCATCACCGGCGGCGTCGACGCCCAGGGCGAGGTGACGGTCAAGCTCCAGGAAAACGGCAACGAGGCCCTGGGCAAGGGCGCCGACTCCGACATCCTGGTGGCCTCGGCCAAGGCCTTCCTCAACGGCATCAACCGTCTGGAATACAACAAAACCCAGAAAATGGAGCTGACCCCCGGCGAGCGTCAACTCTAG
- a CDS encoding SIMPL domain-containing protein, whose product MARVVCRVLLVVALLLAAPAWAGQGRDQEARPTVTVTGRAVLHKAADEAVLRLGMVSLAPTAAEAAERNSRLTAQVRAALKDLLGQGDRLETAGYDLSAQTQWDEAAKVNRVTGYRAAHTLRLTSADPQSLGRALDAAVGAGANEIDGPTWRLADEAAARIEAQAAALQDASAQARALAKAAGLRLAGLLSADAAGQGGAAPVARLAMAAPRAAAPPTQLTPGRIAVEASVTCTFALTR is encoded by the coding sequence ATGGCGCGTGTGGTTTGTCGCGTATTGTTGGTTGTGGCTCTGCTGTTGGCCGCGCCGGCCTGGGCCGGCCAGGGCCGCGACCAAGAGGCCCGGCCCACGGTGACGGTGACCGGCCGGGCGGTGCTGCACAAGGCCGCCGACGAGGCCGTGTTGCGCCTGGGCATGGTCAGCCTGGCCCCCACCGCCGCCGAGGCCGCCGAGCGGAACAGCCGACTGACCGCCCAGGTGCGGGCGGCGCTGAAGGATCTGCTGGGCCAAGGCGATCGGCTGGAGACGGCCGGCTATGATCTGTCGGCCCAGACCCAATGGGATGAAGCGGCCAAGGTCAACCGGGTGACCGGCTACCGGGCCGCTCACACCCTGCGCCTGACCAGCGCCGATCCCCAGAGCCTGGGCCGCGCCCTCGACGCCGCCGTCGGCGCCGGGGCCAACGAGATCGACGGGCCGACCTGGCGCTTGGCCGACGAGGCCGCCGCCCGGATCGAGGCCCAAGCCGCGGCCCTGCAAGACGCCAGCGCCCAAGCCCGGGCCCTGGCCAAGGCCGCCGGCCTGCGCCTGGCCGGGCTCTTGTCCGCCGACGCCGCCGGCCAGGGCGGGGCGGCCCCGGTGGCGCGCCTGGCCATGGCCGCGCCCAGAGCGGCCGCGCCGCCCACGCAACTGACCCCCGGCCGCATCGCGGTCGAGGCCTCCGTCACCTGCACCTTCGCCCTGACCCGCTGA
- the coaD gene encoding pantetheine-phosphate adenylyltransferase, with the protein MTLAVYPGSFDPITNGHLSILRRALEIFPRIVVAIGRNSEKKSLFTVDERLEIIGEVTRNMNGVRAESFDGLLMDYVTGLGSNVVLRGMRAMSDFEYEFQMALMNRKINKDVQTVFLMTDYKWFYVSSTIIKEAASLGGNISGLVPQLVERRLAEKFAQLRAAR; encoded by the coding sequence ATGACGCTGGCCGTTTACCCAGGCTCCTTCGACCCGATCACCAACGGGCACCTGTCCATCCTGCGGCGCGCCCTGGAGATATTCCCGCGAATCGTGGTGGCCATCGGCCGCAACTCCGAAAAAAAGAGCCTCTTCACCGTCGACGAGCGCCTGGAGATCATCGGCGAGGTCACCCGCAACATGAACGGCGTGCGCGCCGAGAGCTTTGACGGCCTGCTGATGGACTACGTCACTGGCCTGGGCAGCAACGTGGTGCTGCGCGGCATGCGCGCCATGAGCGACTTCGAATACGAATTTCAGATGGCCCTGATGAACCGCAAGATCAACAAAGACGTGCAAACGGTCTTTTTGATGACCGACTACAAGTGGTTCTACGTCAGTTCGACGATCATCAAGGAGGCGGCCAGCCTGGGCGGCAACATCAGCGGCCTGGTGCCCCAGTTGGTCGAGCGCCGTCTGGCCGAGAAGTTCGCCCAACTGCGCGCGGCCCGCTGA
- the rsmD gene encoding 16S rRNA (guanine(966)-N(2))-methyltransferase RsmD, with the protein MLKVCGGELRGRALKAPAGHDTRPTAAKVRQALFNILGGRTSGARVCDLFAGSGALGVEALSRGAAWCLFVERRRLVCRLIAQNLAGLGLEARGRVLMADAAMASQRLLEQGPFDLALADPPYGQGFVARLARLGARPGFLAPGGVLVIEHAPGEAPPQTGLVIIDHRAYGQTELTFLGVPAAPAGDAQ; encoded by the coding sequence ATGCTCAAGGTCTGCGGCGGCGAGCTGCGCGGGCGCGCGCTGAAGGCCCCGGCCGGCCACGACACCAGGCCCACCGCGGCCAAGGTGCGCCAGGCCTTGTTCAATATCTTGGGCGGGCGCACGTCGGGCGCGCGGGTCTGCGACCTGTTCGCCGGCTCCGGGGCCCTGGGCGTGGAGGCCCTCAGCCGTGGGGCGGCCTGGTGTTTGTTTGTCGAACGGCGTCGGCTGGTCTGCCGGCTGATCGCCCAGAATCTGGCCGGCCTGGGCCTGGAGGCGCGCGGACGGGTGCTGATGGCCGACGCGGCCATGGCCAGCCAGCGCTTGCTGGAGCAGGGGCCCTTTGACTTGGCCCTGGCCGATCCGCCCTATGGCCAGGGTTTCGTGGCGCGGTTGGCCCGCCTGGGCGCGCGGCCTGGCTTCCTGGCCCCGGGCGGCGTGCTGGTCATCGAGCACGCGCCCGGCGAGGCCCCGCCGCAAACTGGCCTGGTGATCATCGACCACCGGGCCTATGGACAAACCGAGCTAACATTTCTGGGCGTGCCCGCCGCGCCCGCTGGGGATGCACAATGA
- the amrA gene encoding AmmeMemoRadiSam system protein A: MSQALSPEDKKRLLAIARQTVEDASVGRAPRAWPTAPGQPPDERGAFVTLHKNGQLRGCIGNFVGDGSLERTVSQMAVAAASQDPRFRPLRPDELAEIDIEVSVLSPLERIDDPELIEVGRHGIYLISPRGRGVLLPQVAVEQGWDRWTFLDHTCLKAGLNPGCWREPEVNIFIFSADIFGESQA, encoded by the coding sequence ATGAGCCAAGCCCTTTCGCCCGAGGACAAAAAACGCCTGCTGGCCATCGCCCGCCAGACCGTCGAGGACGCCTCCGTCGGCCGCGCGCCCCGCGCCTGGCCGACCGCGCCCGGCCAACCCCCCGACGAACGCGGCGCCTTTGTCACCCTGCACAAAAACGGCCAACTGCGCGGCTGCATCGGCAACTTTGTCGGCGACGGCTCGCTGGAGCGCACGGTGAGCCAGATGGCCGTGGCCGCCGCCAGCCAGGATCCGCGCTTCCGACCGCTGCGGCCCGACGAACTGGCCGAGATCGACATCGAGGTCAGCGTGCTTTCGCCGCTGGAGCGGATCGACGACCCGGAGTTGATCGAGGTCGGCCGCCACGGAATCTATCTGATCAGCCCCCGGGGCCGGGGCGTGCTGCTGCCACAGGTGGCCGTCGAGCAGGGCTGGGACCGCTGGACGTTTCTGGATCACACCTGCCTGAAGGCCGGCCTGAACCCCGGTTGTTGGCGCGAGCCGGAGGTGAATATTTTCATCTTCAGCGCCGATATCTTTGGCGAAAGCCAAGCCTGA